In one window of Sandaracinaceae bacterium DNA:
- a CDS encoding BLUF domain-containing protein yields the protein MLVRCLYASRAVTPVTQHLTDAILDQSRRTNPKHGITGMLVMSDEVFIQVLEGGRDAVCDLFNNIVRDPRHTAVRILVFEEITERRFGHWSMAHVNTAKVNASLLLKYSEKAALNPFAAPGHATMALLDELVATAAVVNRS from the coding sequence ATGCTCGTCCGTTGCCTGTACGCCAGCCGCGCCGTGACGCCGGTCACGCAGCACCTGACCGACGCCATCCTCGACCAGTCGCGTCGCACCAACCCCAAGCACGGCATCACCGGCATGCTCGTCATGAGCGACGAGGTCTTCATCCAGGTGCTCGAGGGCGGGCGAGACGCGGTCTGCGACCTCTTCAACAACATCGTCCGCGACCCGCGCCACACGGCGGTGCGCATCCTGGTGTTCGAAGAGATCACCGAGCGCCGCTTCGGTCACTGGAGCATGGCCCACGTGAACACCGCCAAGGTGAACGCCTCGCTCCTGCTCAAGTACTCCGAGAAGGCCGCGCTCAACCCCTTCGCGGCCCCCGGGCACGCCACCATGGCGCTGCTGGACGAGCTGGTCGCCACAGCCGCGGTCGTCAACCGCAGCTGA
- a CDS encoding GTP cyclohydrolase I → MNDTPKSLEIDPPLPTSAQIRARLEAAKVRFHANDNIAAYLQPGDREALLEEVTSKMQGVLESLVIDTESDHNTHDTARRVAKMYLTEIFRGRYAEAPPVTEFPNASCLNELMIVGPITVRSACSHHLCPIMGRLWIGVMPNEHSNLIGLSKYSRLSEWVMSRPQIQEEAITQLADLLMNKVTPDGLAVVMEADHFCMHWRGVKDDSTKMINSVMRGSFLKDAALRREFLSLVNLKNGG, encoded by the coding sequence ATGAACGACACGCCCAAGTCCCTCGAGATCGACCCTCCCCTGCCCACGTCGGCCCAGATCCGCGCGCGGCTCGAAGCGGCCAAGGTGCGCTTCCACGCGAACGACAACATCGCCGCCTACCTGCAGCCAGGCGACCGCGAGGCCCTGCTGGAGGAGGTCACCAGCAAGATGCAGGGGGTGCTCGAGAGCCTGGTGATCGACACCGAGAGCGATCACAACACGCACGACACCGCGCGGCGCGTCGCCAAGATGTACCTCACGGAGATCTTCCGCGGCCGGTACGCCGAGGCACCACCCGTCACCGAGTTCCCCAACGCGTCCTGCCTGAACGAGCTGATGATCGTCGGGCCCATCACGGTGCGCAGCGCCTGCAGTCACCACCTGTGCCCCATCATGGGCCGGCTGTGGATCGGCGTGATGCCCAACGAGCACTCGAACCTGATCGGGCTCAGCAAGTACTCGCGCCTCAGCGAGTGGGTCATGTCCCGCCCCCAGATCCAGGAAGAGGCCATCACGCAGCTGGCCGACCTGCTCATGAACAAGGTCACGCCGGACGGGCTCGCCGTGGTCATGGAGGCGGACCACTTCTGCATGCACTGGCGCGGCGTGAAGGACGACTCGACCAAGATGATCAACAGCGTCATGCGCGGGTCCTTCCTGAAGGACGCCGCCCTGCGCCGCGAGTTCCTGTCGCTCGTCAACCTCAAGAATGGGGGCTGA